One genomic segment of Clostridium estertheticum subsp. estertheticum includes these proteins:
- a CDS encoding flagellar basal body-associated FliL family protein, translating into MSEKPKKGNSLKLVIIVLLGLIVVGGATFGGMMLAGKKGATPTTTTKAVETKEATYSLDECLVNLTDSDAKRYLKVLVYVGYGENEELSTELKEQKPVIRDLVIKILRSKKTTDFSDAGVDLIKKEIIAKINPVLTKGKVDHIYFNDLLVQ; encoded by the coding sequence ATGAGTGAAAAACCAAAAAAAGGGAATTCGTTAAAATTAGTTATTATAGTATTACTCGGACTAATTGTAGTTGGGGGGGCAACCTTTGGCGGTATGATGTTAGCTGGCAAAAAAGGAGCAACGCCTACTACAACAACTAAGGCAGTAGAGACAAAAGAGGCAACTTATTCATTAGATGAATGCTTAGTCAATTTAACAGATAGTGATGCAAAAAGATACCTAAAGGTATTGGTTTATGTTGGGTATGGGGAAAATGAGGAATTATCTACAGAACTAAAAGAACAAAAGCCAGTTATTAGGGATTTAGTTATTAAAATTCTTAGATCTAAGAAAACAACTGATTTTAGTGATGCTGGTGTTGATCTTATAAAAAAAGAGATAATAGCTAAAATAAACCCAGTTTTAACAAAAGGTAAAGTAGATCAT
- a CDS encoding flagellar motor protein MotB, with protein MSRRKKIRPEIRTDTWLATFADTMTLLLTFFVVLYSFSTVDATKFKQVASSFQSVLTGETTKSSLNFNVKDGDVPLVGLPLQSGAAGSDTQSIYKKVQSFIKDKELGSIVEIKTDNRGVIIQLRENIIFESGNAEIIDKSKSVLNSINALISTFPNDIVIEGHTDNEPISNSKYKNNWQLSSDRALQVLEYFVVTKGQARPNRFKSIACGEYQPIAANNSDANRALNRRVNILIVANDKEVITK; from the coding sequence ATGTCTAGAAGAAAGAAGATTAGACCAGAGATACGAACCGATACGTGGCTCGCTACTTTTGCAGATACAATGACACTTCTTCTAACTTTTTTCGTAGTATTATATTCTTTTTCAACAGTTGATGCAACTAAGTTTAAACAAGTTGCATCATCTTTTCAATCTGTATTAACGGGTGAAACGACAAAAAGCAGTTTGAATTTTAATGTGAAAGATGGAGATGTTCCATTAGTTGGTTTACCATTACAATCTGGAGCAGCAGGTAGTGATACACAAAGTATTTATAAAAAGGTTCAAAGTTTCATAAAAGATAAAGAATTAGGGTCAATAGTTGAGATAAAAACTGACAATAGGGGTGTTATAATTCAACTTCGTGAAAATATTATATTTGAGAGTGGTAATGCAGAAATTATAGATAAAAGTAAGTCAGTATTAAATTCAATAAATGCACTAATATCTACATTTCCTAATGATATTGTAATAGAAGGACATACAGATAATGAACCAATTAGTAATTCTAAATATAAAAACAATTGGCAATTATCTTCAGATAGAGCGCTACAAGTACTTGAGTATTTTGTGGTGACAAAGGGTCAAGCACGTCCAAACCGATTTAAATCTATAGCTTGTGGTGAGTATCAACCTATTGCAGCAAACAATAGTGATGCTAATAGAGCTTTAAATAGAAGAGTAAATATTTTAATTGTTGCAAATGATAAGGAGGTCATTACGAAATGA
- a CDS encoding motility protein A, whose protein sequence is MKKHDFLTTIGIVIGFGLTVWGMASGGTNLKIFFDPASIAITVGGSFAALLIAYPISAMKRVTKVIRQSFKENTSSSTEIIDCFISLSKKARQGGLLSLEDDIALLPDKFLNKGIQMVVDGLDPETIKEVMELETDEMERRHEDGINMLKAWAAYAPAFGMLGTLIGLIQMLSSLSDASAVASGMGKALITTFYGALLANLVLIPMAHNLTYKSSIEVNNREMMLEGILSIQSGVNPRSVKERLTTYLSPADRIKFIEEQAKVVEVSENV, encoded by the coding sequence ATGAAGAAGCATGATTTTTTGACCACTATTGGAATAGTGATAGGATTTGGGTTAACGGTATGGGGGATGGCATCTGGTGGAACTAACTTAAAAATATTTTTTGACCCAGCTTCTATAGCAATTACTGTGGGTGGATCATTTGCTGCACTGCTTATAGCTTATCCTATTTCAGCAATGAAGAGAGTTACAAAGGTTATAAGACAATCATTTAAAGAAAACACATCATCTAGTACAGAAATCATTGATTGTTTTATAAGTTTATCTAAAAAAGCAAGACAAGGCGGACTTTTATCTCTTGAGGATGACATAGCACTATTGCCTGATAAATTTTTAAATAAAGGAATTCAAATGGTTGTTGATGGTCTAGACCCTGAAACAATAAAAGAAGTTATGGAGCTGGAAACGGATGAAATGGAAAGGCGCCACGAGGATGGGATTAATATGTTAAAAGCTTGGGCAGCTTATGCGCCAGCTTTTGGTATGCTTGGTACACTTATAGGACTTATTCAAATGTTATCAAGTTTAAGTGATGCCTCGGCAGTAGCTTCTGGTATGGGTAAAGCATTAATAACTACCTTCTATGGTGCATTACTTGCAAATTTAGTATTAATTCCTATGGCACATAATTTAACCTATAAATCTAGTATTGAAGTAAATAATCGAGAAATGATGCTTGAGGGAATACTTTCAATACAATCTGGAGTAAATCCACGCAGTGTTAAGGAAAGATTAACGACTTATTTATCACCGGCGGATAGAATTAAGTTTATTGAAGAGCAGGCGAAAGTAGTTGAGGTGAGTGAGAATGTCTAG
- a CDS encoding flagellar FlbD family protein — translation MIKLTGLNNKEFVLNAEVIEKIDIMPETLITLTNGKKYIVIESTDEVIAEVIKYKNRIFTGKF, via the coding sequence ATGATAAAACTTACAGGTTTAAATAATAAAGAATTTGTCTTAAATGCAGAGGTTATAGAAAAGATTGATATAATGCCAGAAACGCTAATAACTTTAACAAATGGAAAAAAATATATTGTGATTGAAAGTACAGATGAGGTAATTGCAGAGGTAATAAAGTATAAGAATAGGATATTTACTGGCAAGTTTTAG
- a CDS encoding flagellar hook-basal body complex protein, producing MLRSLYAGISGMKANQTKLDIIANNIANCGTTAFKSSRVRFQDMVSQSMSDASSSSTNTGGVNGKQVGLGVQISGIDTMVGQGMMQPTSRNLDVAMDGEGYLIVATGAIGGSVSLGDDHKIDATKSSGFDISYTRDGALTLDDAGHLLTSDGLRVMGYSVGGSLTNASDGTTATIFVDANGKTAPTAAGGLIALSIPDTIGTGTDAKKVKSFSIEKDGTIKATLEGDGVTVIGQIAMASFNNPAGLGKVGKNLYTSTSNSGQAVVRSGLGATTNDNSKAYGSMLSGMLEMSNVDLAEQFTDMIVASRAFQAMGKTITTGDEILQDIIGLKR from the coding sequence ATGTTAAGATCATTATATGCTGGAATAAGTGGAATGAAAGCAAATCAGACTAAGTTAGATATTATAGCAAACAACATAGCTAACTGTGGAACTACAGCGTTTAAAAGCTCCAGAGTTAGATTTCAAGATATGGTAAGTCAAAGCATGTCTGATGCATCTTCATCATCAACAAATACAGGTGGAGTTAATGGAAAGCAAGTAGGACTAGGAGTGCAAATTTCAGGAATAGATACTATGGTAGGTCAAGGCATGATGCAGCCAACGTCTAGGAATTTAGATGTTGCTATGGATGGCGAAGGTTATTTAATAGTTGCTACTGGAGCTATTGGAGGGAGTGTATCATTGGGTGACGATCATAAAATTGATGCAACTAAATCTAGTGGATTTGATATTTCTTACACAAGAGATGGAGCTTTAACACTAGATGATGCAGGTCATTTATTAACATCAGATGGGCTTAGAGTTATGGGTTACTCTGTAGGTGGTAGCTTAACTAACGCAAGTGATGGTACAACTGCCACAATATTTGTAGATGCAAACGGCAAAACGGCGCCAACGGCAGCGGGTGGTCTTATAGCATTATCAATACCAGACACAATAGGAACAGGTACTGATGCAAAAAAGGTGAAATCTTTTTCAATAGAAAAGGATGGAACTATTAAAGCTACGTTAGAGGGTGATGGTGTAACTGTAATTGGACAGATTGCTATGGCATCCTTTAATAACCCAGCAGGATTAGGAAAGGTTGGTAAAAATTTATATACAAGTACTTCTAACTCAGGACAAGCGGTGGTTAGATCAGGATTAGGAGCTACTACTAATGACAACAGCAAAGCCTACGGCAGTATGCTTTCTGGAATGCTTGAAATGTCAAATGTTGATCTAGCTGAGCAGTTTACAGATATGATAGTTGCAAGTAGAGCCTTCCAGGCAATGGGTAAGACAATTACCACAGGAGATGAGATACTACAGGATATAATAGGTCTAAAGAGATAG
- a CDS encoding TIGR02530 family flagellar biosynthesis protein produces MSYRVVNGKLYSAADFTGYSNVALQNKSTIVNKDASSLSKDKSAFNNILDKQVKKEECFTISSHAAQRLNSRNINLDDADRKKINEGINMADSKGAKQSLILYKDMALITSIKNRTVITAMDKNQSTGNVITNIDSVVMI; encoded by the coding sequence ATGTCTTATAGAGTAGTAAATGGTAAACTATATTCAGCTGCAGACTTTACTGGGTATTCAAATGTTGCTTTACAAAATAAAAGTACTATAGTTAACAAAGATGCTAGTAGCTTAAGTAAAGATAAAAGTGCATTTAATAATATTTTAGATAAACAGGTAAAAAAAGAAGAATGTTTTACCATATCATCTCATGCAGCGCAAAGGCTTAATAGTAGAAATATAAATTTAGATGATGCTGATAGGAAGAAAATTAATGAGGGAATAAATATGGCGGATAGTAAAGGTGCTAAACAATCCTTAATACTATATAAGGACATGGCTCTGATTACAAGTATTAAAAATAGGACTGTAATTACCGCAATGGATAAAAATCAAAGCACAGGAAATGTAATAACAAATATAGATAGTGTAGTTATGATATAA
- a CDS encoding flagellar hook capping FlgD N-terminal domain-containing protein, which yields MATEVTKTSNEALKNLSTAQTSSARATDRGTAIVKKGAAMDQNSFLKILSAELSNQDPTAAKDGTEFVAQMAQFAALEQMSNLNSNVTFGNQTSLVGKMVAFDSYNDKGVQYGGTVQAVYKKSGKNYMAVQLIDGTTKDFPADTLSDVIDVSNATSDYLNNNTAFSAAINLMGKQVTTRALGDAKVAYTGNVKSVAKTTTGINLTISYQENSKDVTKDISYDDISKVG from the coding sequence ATGGCAACTGAGGTTACAAAAACTTCAAATGAAGCACTAAAAAATTTAAGTACAGCACAAACAAGTTCAGCAAGGGCTACAGATCGTGGAACTGCAATTGTAAAGAAAGGTGCAGCAATGGATCAGAATTCTTTCCTTAAGATACTTTCAGCAGAACTTAGTAACCAAGATCCGACGGCGGCTAAAGACGGTACAGAATTTGTAGCTCAAATGGCACAATTTGCTGCACTAGAACAAATGTCAAATTTAAATAGCAATGTGACTTTTGGAAATCAAACTTCGCTAGTGGGTAAGATGGTAGCTTTTGATAGTTATAATGATAAAGGTGTTCAATACGGGGGAACTGTCCAAGCTGTTTATAAGAAGTCAGGTAAAAACTACATGGCAGTACAATTGATAGATGGCACTACAAAAGATTTTCCAGCTGACACTTTATCAGATGTTATAGATGTATCAAACGCTACATCAGATTATTTAAATAACAATACAGCATTTTCTGCGGCTATAAATTTAATGGGTAAACAAGTTACAACAAGAGCTTTAGGGGATGCTAAAGTAGCTTATACAGGAAATGTTAAAAGTGTGGCTAAAACTACAACAGGAATTAATTTAACTATTTCTTATCAAGAGAATAGTAAGGATGTCACTAAAGATATAAGTTATGATGACATTTCAAAAGTAGGATAA
- a CDS encoding flagellar hook-length control protein FliK, with the protein MNVNNNVINYNNAPTKVDTPKQPERKEEFKKALDDQTLKSKSFSNDDVNKTNNKEENLDETKIKNSDETNNENQKESVGKTTAEDKKKGLDDSDTGGKVSTDTNSTIEKAIKTLKQNTEELPKDSLEDVDIKINNTLKKLIDLLKQNIKKTSGESASTEKTTDQMEQIQQLLQSLTVMIQSTDKTATTKTSGTELNSINLEELVGTKKLTPETKTTLKNNLSEILSLLENPKENTKMSSEMLAMLQKLTTQVKDIKSDLNLLKVPTPETNSDNSEDKSVKDNLIKMLKSQNTKSTSENISKNQNQSLSDNKKDNKSSGNSSSEEKFLNKLLSGDKDDVKISKAVNFMNQFQTVKTSDVSKVLSANLVVDKNNFQADVIKSVKFMEINNIKDLTVKMNPRELGEITIKLTMESGIMKASILAQNKETYNLLNNNASDIQDRLKSMDIKIQSLDINVYEDSTFFNKNSSGNNNNNNGKQDNNSKTNVDIDDDVDISSNYVIEDNQVNKFV; encoded by the coding sequence GTGAATGTTAATAATAATGTAATAAATTACAATAATGCTCCTACTAAAGTTGATACGCCAAAACAACCAGAAAGAAAAGAAGAATTTAAAAAAGCCTTAGATGATCAAACACTAAAATCTAAGAGTTTTTCAAATGACGATGTTAATAAAACAAACAACAAAGAAGAAAATTTGGATGAAACAAAGATAAAAAATTCAGATGAAACAAATAACGAAAATCAGAAGGAGAGTGTTGGTAAAACTACAGCAGAAGATAAAAAAAAGGGTTTAGATGATTCTGATACTGGTGGTAAGGTAAGTACAGATACAAACAGCACTATAGAAAAAGCAATTAAAACACTAAAGCAAAACACTGAGGAACTACCAAAAGACTCGCTAGAAGATGTTGATATTAAGATAAACAATACTTTAAAAAAACTTATTGATTTATTAAAGCAAAATATTAAGAAAACATCAGGAGAATCAGCAAGCACCGAAAAAACAACTGATCAAATGGAACAAATTCAGCAGTTATTACAATCTTTAACTGTTATGATTCAAAGTACTGATAAAACTGCAACTACTAAAACTTCAGGAACTGAACTTAATTCTATTAATTTAGAAGAATTAGTAGGTACAAAAAAATTGACACCTGAAACAAAGACTACGTTGAAGAACAATCTTAGTGAAATATTATCATTACTAGAAAACCCAAAAGAAAATACAAAAATGTCTTCTGAAATGCTTGCTATGCTTCAAAAGCTAACTACGCAGGTTAAGGATATAAAATCAGATTTGAATTTATTAAAAGTACCTACTCCTGAAACTAACAGCGATAATAGTGAGGATAAATCAGTAAAAGATAATTTAATAAAAATGTTGAAGTCGCAAAACACAAAGTCAACTTCTGAAAATATTTCTAAAAATCAAAATCAGAGTTTAAGTGATAACAAAAAAGACAATAAATCTTCTGGTAATAGCTCTTCTGAGGAAAAATTTCTTAATAAGTTGCTAAGTGGAGATAAGGACGATGTGAAAATATCAAAAGCAGTTAATTTTATGAATCAATTTCAAACTGTGAAAACTTCAGATGTTTCCAAAGTACTAAGTGCAAATTTAGTAGTTGATAAAAATAATTTTCAAGCTGATGTAATTAAATCTGTAAAATTCATGGAAATTAATAATATAAAGGATTTAACAGTGAAAATGAATCCTAGAGAACTTGGAGAAATTACAATAAAACTTACTATGGAAAGTGGAATTATGAAGGCTAGTATATTGGCTCAAAATAAGGAAACTTATAACTTGTTAAATAATAATGCTTCGGACATTCAAGATAGATTGAAAAGTATGGACATTAAAATTCAAAGCTTAGATATAAACGTATATGAGGATTCAACCTTTTTTAACAAGAACTCTAGTGGAAACAATAACAATAATAATGGAAAACAAGATAACAACTCAAAAACTAATGTGGATATAGACGATGATGTTGATATAAGTAGTAACTATGTTATAGAAGATAATCAAGTAAATAAGTTTGTTTAA
- the fliJ gene encoding flagellar export protein FliJ — MSGAYKFRLQKLLDIRQDFEDKSKLEFKEAQREKNMVEKELNSLKENYSAHRNIDAYESIIQQKIKQNYLNALNYSIDKNTIVLEDKGKILEQKREKLKLCQVEKKTVEILKEKQKISFLKEQNLIEQKSNDEFALFAFIRNNTRIHGNK, encoded by the coding sequence ATGAGCGGAGCGTACAAGTTCAGACTTCAAAAACTTCTCGATATTAGACAAGATTTTGAAGATAAAAGTAAACTTGAATTTAAAGAAGCACAAAGAGAAAAAAATATGGTAGAAAAAGAGCTGAATAGTCTAAAAGAAAATTATTCGGCCCATAGGAATATTGATGCTTATGAATCAATTATACAGCAGAAAATTAAGCAGAATTATTTGAATGCTTTGAATTATTCAATAGATAAAAATACTATAGTACTTGAGGATAAAGGGAAGATATTAGAGCAAAAAAGAGAAAAATTAAAGTTATGTCAAGTTGAAAAAAAGACTGTAGAAATTTTGAAAGAAAAGCAGAAAATTTCATTTTTAAAAGAACAAAATTTAATAGAACAAAAAAGTAATGATGAGTTTGCACTTTTTGCTTTTATTAGAAATAATACAAGGATTCATGGAAATAAATAG
- the fliI gene encoding flagellar protein export ATPase FliI translates to MVSLNFEYLMKKIPDINYTYCEGVVKNVIGLTIEVQGITAFVGEVCNIYNISNEEIPCEVVGFREKDVILMPLGELVGISPGCRVVPTGNPLSVKCSDELFGKVLDGLGNPLNGDEITKYTAYSLNTSPPDPLKRRRIKEILPTGVRAIDGFLTCGEGQRVGIFAGSGVGKSTTLGMLARGAKADVNVIALIGERGREVRDFLEKDLGIEGMKKSIIVCATSDKAALVRLKGAFTATAIAEYFRDQGKKVILMMDSVTRFAMAQREIGLAIGEPPASKGYTPSVFAMLPKLMERSGMSDKGSITAFYTVLVDGDDFNEPIADAVRGILDGHIVLSRALAGKNHYPAIDVLNSVSRLMSEITTPEHKKAASLARDLMATYKDSEDLINIGAYVKGSSEKIDNAIKYNDSIEAFLKQDTNENTDINVSLSVLQNMFE, encoded by the coding sequence ATGGTATCTCTAAATTTTGAGTATTTAATGAAAAAGATTCCTGATATTAACTACACTTACTGCGAGGGTGTGGTGAAAAATGTTATAGGACTTACAATTGAGGTACAGGGAATAACAGCATTTGTAGGTGAAGTATGTAACATTTATAATATATCAAACGAAGAGATACCCTGCGAAGTTGTTGGTTTTCGTGAGAAGGACGTAATACTCATGCCGCTTGGGGAACTAGTGGGTATATCACCTGGATGCCGAGTAGTGCCAACTGGAAATCCACTTAGTGTTAAGTGCTCAGATGAATTATTTGGAAAGGTTCTAGATGGGCTAGGAAATCCATTGAATGGTGATGAGATTACTAAATACACAGCATATTCTTTAAATACATCTCCTCCAGATCCTTTAAAGAGACGTAGAATAAAAGAAATTCTGCCTACTGGAGTTAGGGCGATTGATGGTTTCTTAACTTGTGGGGAAGGTCAAAGAGTTGGTATATTTGCAGGCAGTGGAGTGGGTAAAAGTACAACTCTTGGGATGCTTGCAAGAGGGGCAAAAGCAGATGTAAATGTTATTGCACTTATTGGTGAAAGAGGACGTGAAGTTCGTGATTTCCTAGAAAAGGATTTGGGGATCGAGGGAATGAAAAAATCAATTATAGTATGTGCAACCTCTGATAAAGCGGCCCTGGTAAGATTAAAAGGTGCATTTACAGCGACTGCTATTGCAGAATACTTTAGGGATCAAGGTAAAAAAGTAATTCTAATGATGGATTCAGTAACAAGGTTCGCTATGGCACAAAGGGAAATTGGACTAGCTATTGGGGAACCTCCAGCAAGTAAAGGATATACTCCGTCAGTATTCGCAATGTTACCTAAGTTAATGGAACGCAGTGGAATGTCTGATAAAGGATCTATTACAGCTTTTTATACAGTGCTTGTAGATGGTGATGATTTTAATGAGCCAATAGCAGATGCAGTACGTGGAATACTTGATGGTCACATAGTTTTATCAAGAGCACTTGCTGGTAAAAATCATTACCCTGCCATTGATGTCTTAAATAGCGTTAGTAGATTGATGTCTGAAATCACTACGCCTGAGCATAAAAAGGCTGCATCCCTTGCAAGAGACTTAATGGCAACTTATAAAGATTCTGAAGATTTAATAAATATTGGGGCTTATGTAAAGGGCAGTAGTGAAAAAATTGATAATGCAATTAAGTATAATGATAGTATAGAAGCTTTTTTAAAGCAGGATACAAATGAAAATACAGACATTAATGTTAGTTTAAGTGTACTCCAAAATATGTTTGAATAG
- the fliG gene encoding flagellar motor switch protein FliG, whose product MAKGEKLSGIQKAAILFITLGPDASSGIIKKLPEKDIQKITYEIANINSVKPELRKSILEEFMEMNKAKDFLLEGGIEYAKNLLGKALGSQRAKEILDKVMEETQQYRPFAIARKADAHQLLNVIANEHPQTIALIMCYMQSDKAAQIMAELPLDLQSEVSYRIATMSSISPMVIKEIEKVLNGKLSSVIRTDSAVIGGIESLVEILNQVDRTTEKNITEGLEREDAELAEKIKESMFVFEDIITLDDVSIQRTLREIDTKDLSLALKGCSEEVANTIFKNQSKRAAASLKEDMEFLGPVRLMDVEKAQQKIVGILRRLDEAGEIVLSRGGEESIVI is encoded by the coding sequence GTGGCTAAAGGTGAAAAACTTTCGGGAATTCAAAAAGCAGCTATATTATTTATAACTTTAGGGCCGGACGCATCATCGGGTATAATAAAAAAATTGCCAGAAAAAGATATACAAAAAATAACTTATGAGATTGCAAATATTAATTCAGTTAAACCAGAACTTAGGAAGTCAATTTTAGAGGAATTTATGGAAATGAATAAAGCTAAGGATTTTCTTTTAGAAGGTGGAATTGAATATGCAAAGAATTTGTTAGGAAAGGCATTGGGTTCGCAAAGAGCAAAGGAAATTTTAGACAAAGTTATGGAAGAAACTCAACAATATAGACCATTTGCCATAGCAAGGAAGGCAGATGCTCATCAACTTTTAAATGTTATAGCAAATGAGCATCCACAAACAATAGCACTTATTATGTGTTATATGCAGTCGGATAAGGCTGCTCAGATAATGGCAGAGTTACCCCTTGATCTGCAAAGTGAAGTATCTTATAGAATTGCAACTATGAGCAGTATTTCGCCTATGGTTATAAAAGAAATTGAAAAAGTTTTAAATGGTAAACTATCTTCTGTAATTAGAACAGATAGTGCCGTAATTGGTGGAATAGAATCTCTAGTTGAAATTCTAAATCAAGTTGATAGAACTACAGAAAAAAATATCACAGAGGGTCTTGAGAGAGAAGATGCAGAACTTGCAGAAAAGATTAAAGAATCTATGTTTGTATTTGAGGATATTATTACATTGGATGATGTTTCAATACAAAGAACATTAAGAGAAATAGATACTAAGGATTTATCTCTTGCATTAAAAGGATGTTCAGAAGAAGTTGCAAACACTATATTCAAGAATCAATCTAAGAGAGCAGCAGCATCTTTGAAAGAAGATATGGAATTCCTTGGACCAGTAAGACTTATGGATGTAGAGAAAGCACAACAAAAAATTGTTGGCATTTTGAGACGTTTAGATGAGGCTGGAGAAATAGTTCTTTCAAGAGGCGGTGAGGAATCGATTGTCATTTAA
- the fliF gene encoding flagellar basal-body MS-ring/collar protein FliF produces the protein MSKLLEVRNKFSQSWSNLSRNKKIAYSILVGVILIAIISFIVASSQTKYAVLYSNLSTEDSGTIVTQLKTDKVSYKVSGTSILVPKDQIDSLRMTLASEVKLTDGSKGFELFDSSKMAPTDTETKIMYQRALSGEIERAIKSFPEVEGAKVNLVMPESTAFVKETDPATASVVLKLKSGTKLTNEQVKAIVSLLTGSVQNLPKENVSIVSDDFKLLTEGLYDKEKKTLTDSTDDQQALQAQIEKNMEEKIMKVLEPVYKDGVKVSVNSELDFDALTRKSTTYGKTGSVVSSHDTETWNGGTSTGLSTSPVDNATQNTSPTTNKDGNIVVKDSTKNYDVSQTVDNVVKSPGAIKKLTTSVVLDGNLDAATKTSVNNLVAQAIGYSGARGDTISIEGLYFNTAAKKAAQQALLDIANADKAAASKILYTRIAIGALAVLILVIVIFVIRRSRKKEEITTEGIDMMIGDEIPPKQEEIFPTIEFESKDKKSSMENQVKKYAADKPEQVADIIKSWLTEDER, from the coding sequence ATGAGCAAGCTACTTGAAGTGAGAAATAAATTCTCGCAAAGTTGGAGTAACTTAAGCAGAAATAAAAAAATAGCTTATAGCATACTTGTGGGAGTAATCCTAATAGCTATTATCTCTTTTATAGTAGCATCCTCGCAAACTAAATATGCTGTGTTATATTCAAATTTGTCAACAGAAGATTCAGGGACAATTGTTACACAGTTAAAAACTGATAAAGTTAGCTATAAGGTAAGTGGAACTAGTATATTAGTACCTAAAGATCAGATTGATAGCCTTAGAATGACGCTTGCGTCAGAGGTTAAACTTACGGATGGAAGTAAGGGATTTGAGCTTTTTGATAGTAGTAAAATGGCACCTACGGATACAGAAACTAAAATTATGTATCAAAGGGCATTATCTGGTGAGATTGAAAGAGCTATAAAGTCATTCCCAGAAGTAGAAGGAGCTAAGGTTAATTTAGTTATGCCAGAAAGCACTGCTTTTGTTAAAGAAACAGATCCGGCTACAGCATCGGTTGTATTAAAACTTAAATCAGGGACTAAACTTACTAATGAACAGGTAAAAGCAATAGTTTCATTATTAACTGGATCTGTGCAGAATCTTCCAAAGGAAAATGTGAGTATAGTCTCCGATGACTTTAAACTTTTAACTGAAGGGTTATACGACAAGGAAAAGAAGACATTAACTGACTCTACCGATGATCAACAAGCGCTTCAAGCACAAATTGAGAAGAATATGGAAGAGAAGATAATGAAAGTACTTGAGCCTGTATATAAAGACGGAGTGAAGGTATCTGTTAATTCAGAACTCGATTTTGATGCGCTTACAAGAAAATCCACAACATATGGTAAAACGGGATCAGTCGTAAGTTCACATGATACTGAAACTTGGAATGGTGGTACAAGCACCGGTTTATCAACTAGTCCAGTGGATAATGCGACGCAAAATACATCGCCAACGACTAATAAAGATGGAAACATTGTGGTAAAAGATAGTACAAAAAATTATGATGTGTCACAAACAGTTGACAATGTAGTAAAGTCTCCTGGTGCAATTAAGAAACTTACTACTTCGGTAGTACTTGATGGCAATTTGGATGCAGCTACTAAGACTTCTGTAAACAATTTAGTTGCACAAGCTATTGGATACTCTGGAGCTAGAGGAGACACTATAAGTATAGAGGGGTTGTACTTTAATACGGCTGCTAAAAAAGCTGCTCAGCAAGCACTACTTGATATAGCAAATGCAGATAAGGCGGCAGCGTCTAAAATATTATATACTCGTATTGCAATAGGTGCTTTAGCTGTTCTGATATTAGTTATAGTAATATTTGTAATTCGCAGGTCAAGAAAGAAGGAAGAAATAACTACAGAGGGAATTGACATGATGATTGGAGATGAAATTCCTCCAAAACAGGAAGAGATTTTTCCAACTATTGAATTTGAATCTAAGGATAAAAAATCTAGTATGGAGAATCAAGTTAAAAAATATGCTGCTGATAAACCAGAACAAGTTGCAGATATAATTAAGTCTTGGCTGACAGAAGATGAGAGGTGA
- the fliE gene encoding flagellar hook-basal body complex protein FliE, with translation MNINASANVSNTAVLNDVKTNAVNTENSGTSFLDTLKEKLDGVNDKQIESDDLTQKFIKGDEKDVQKVMLSTAEAKLSLETAVQIRNKLVDAYDVFNRMQI, from the coding sequence ATGAACATTAATGCAAGTGCAAATGTAAGCAATACAGCGGTTCTTAATGATGTTAAAACGAATGCTGTTAATACTGAAAATTCTGGTACTAGTTTCTTGGATACATTAAAAGAAAAATTAGATGGAGTTAATGATAAACAAATTGAATCTGATGATCTCACTCAAAAGTTTATAAAGGGTGATGAAAAAGATGTACAGAAGGTAATGTTATCTACGGCAGAAGCTAAACTGTCTTTAGAAACCGCTGTACAAATTAGAAATAAACTTGTGGATGCCTATGATGTATTTAATAGGATGCAGATATAG